From a region of the Myroides sp. JBRI-B21084 genome:
- a CDS encoding RHS repeat-associated core domain-containing protein, giving the protein MRGSPRPKHTNKKWRQNNYYPFGLQHQGYNDIANSCRNEEAEAYKYLNKEYVDSFALNVTETDFRHYDSALGRFNVMDALSELAYNHTPYRYGYNNPIFWSDPTGLYELDANGNISVSDPYEIGLLFNYLNHNSNTSYKSIAEFMSNEENGFSLDLPEMIMTMKGGKITGGGAAIHSNVQKALNLISNFNGRVNVLGVDVSKFAFDFFGAEQSNLKAASAMAGHAGLHLSKTESLLKYVGATEGVLTSAKS; this is encoded by the coding sequence TTGCGAGGTTCGCCGAGACCAAAACATACAAATAAAAAGTGGAGGCAAAACAACTATTATCCGTTTGGGTTACAGCACCAAGGCTATAATGATATTGCCAATAGTTGCCGCAACGAAGAAGCAGAAGCTTATAAGTACTTAAACAAAGAATACGTAGACAGTTTTGCGCTTAATGTAACAGAAACAGATTTTAGGCATTACGACAGTGCGTTAGGACGTTTTAATGTGATGGACGCTTTGAGTGAACTGGCTTACAATCATACTCCGTATCGTTATGGATATAATAATCCGATTTTTTGGAGTGACCCAACAGGCTTATATGAATTGGATGCTAATGGAAATATAAGTGTTAGTGATCCATATGAAATAGGTTTGTTGTTTAACTATCTAAACCATAATTCAAATACTAGCTATAAGTCCATTGCTGAGTTTATGTCCAATGAGGAAAATGGATTTTCTTTAGATTTACCAGAAATGATAATGACTATGAAAGGAGGGAAAATTACTGGAGGTGGTGCAGCAATACATTCAAATGTACAAAAAGCATTAAATTTAATATCAAATTTTAATGGACGTGTTAATGTTTTAGGAGTTGATGTCAGTAAATTTGCTTTTGATTTTTTTGGTGCAGAGCAAAGTAATCTTAAAGCTGCATCTGCAATGGCAGGTCATGCCGGTTTGCACTTGTCAAAAACGGAATCGTTATTAAAGTATGTAGGTGCCACAGAAGGTGTGCTAACATCAGCCAAATCTTGA